The Phormidium yuhuli AB48 DNA window AGTAGGATCTTGACTGAGTTAACGGACATCTTAAAAGTAAACTATTTTAAAGTCTTATCCATATTATGCAATCTTTCTTCGTGGATCCCGTCCTTTTGCCCGGATATAGATACAAAACTTAGTATTTTTTAGAAAATAATCACAACTTAGACCAAAACTCTGATAATTTATCTATAATTGGGGGTTTGTACATTGGATCAGATGTTGGACAGATTTCCTGATTTTCTAACATTATCTTAATGATCCCCCCTAGGATAGAGCCAATACCCCGAGGGATTAACCGGCTCTCTCGGGGTATCCTTACATCAGTTAGCCCCACCTCAACGCCATGGAGTCAAGCCGGTTAAGCATCCAGAGGTAGGGTAACAACCTCTAACCAGAACCGCTGAATTGTCTGTACGATCGCCAATAACTGTTGAAGATTTTGCGACTTCTGGATATAACAGTTGGCATGGAGTCGATAACTTTCCTGAATATCGGTCTCATTATTCGAGGTGGTCAATACCAAAACTGGAATCTGGGCTAAATGAGGGTCTCCTTTCAGCTCCGCCAAGACTTCCCGGCCATCCTTGCGCGGTAAATTGAGATCTAGGAGAATAACATCAGGTCGGCTAGCATCCTCATGGGGGGCCCGTTGATGGAGATAATCCATGGCTTCCACTCCATCCTTAACCGGAATCAGGTCATGGGATAACTGACTCTCCTTGAACGCTTCCTGAATTAAGCGCACATGAGCTACATTATCCTCAACCAGCAAAATTTTTCGGCGTTTCATCCAAAATACATCCAAGGGAACTGACTCTCCTCACGCATTCTCAACAGGCCCGAGCTGACAAACCGGGAGGGTAAAATAAAAGCTAGCTCCAGCGCCTAACGAGGATTCTACCCAGATTTTGCCACCATGACGTTCCACAATTCGTTTACAAATTGCCAGGCCAATGCCGGTTCCCGGATATTCATCGCGGGTATGTAACCGTTGAAAAATCGAGAAAATACGTTCCGCAAACTGGGGTTCTAGGCCAATGCCATTATCCTGAATACAAAAACGCCACATGTGATGATCCGGCTCAGCCTGAATTTGAATCGTGACTGGGGTATCTCCATGAAACTTGAGGGCGTTGCCAATCAAGTTCTGAAAGACCTGCATTAACTGGATCTCATCTGCCATTACATCAGGCAAGTCATCTGCCTCAATCATGGCATGAGTTTCATCAATACGACTCTGTAAATTTACCCGAACTCGTTCTAGAACATGATTGACGGAGACGGGACGAAATGGCTCACCGCGAGATCCCACCCGGGAATACGCTAAGAGATCATCAATCAGACGCTGCATGTGGGTCACCCCTTCCACCGCAAAACCGATAAACTCATGAGCATCCTGATCGAGGCGATCGCCATAACGCAGTTGCAGCAATTGTACGTAACTTGACACCAGATTCAGCGGTTCCTGCAAGTCATGGGAGGCCACATAGGCAAACTTCTCTAACTCAGCATTGGAGCGTTCCAACTCCCGCGTTAACTTCGCCAACGCATCCGCCTGACGAATCACCACCTTCAAAATTGCCTCTCGTAGCGCCAGGGCCGCCTCCGTTTCCCAATCCTGCCAGGGCAGGGATTGACCCTGCACTTGTTCACACCATTCAGCAAACGAGCCTCGGGGAGATAAGCGGACGGTTCCATCTGACTCTAAGGTTTGCTCAATCGCCTGGTTCGGGTTTCCGGCCCAACGCACCGTTTGCCGATATTCCTGGCGGAACCAGAGAATATAATGTCGCAGCGCCGGTGAAATGGAGATGGCCAGCACTCCACTCCCCACGTCACGATAACAAGCGGCCGTTTCGTCAATCTCATCGAGGCGATCGCAACTAAAGACTTGCTCCTCCATCTGGGCCTCAATCTCAGACACCAAGCGCAAAATTTGTATCGGGGACGGAGTTTGGCCGACCTGATCACAGAGGCCATCCCGATAAATCACCGCCCCCGACGCCGCCACCATCCCCAAAAACAAGTCCTCATTCTCCAACGCACCCTTAACCCAGTCCTGAGTCTCCGACATGGCCTCAAGCAACGAAGATAACTTACGCTGACAGGCCACGCGATCGGCATATTCCGTCCGCTGACTCTTTACCGACAGTTCCAAGGATAGGGACTGAACCAAGAGCGTACAGGCTTCCCGTTGAGACTCCTGTAAATATTTCGTATTGAGATGATGACAGGAAATCAGCCCCCAAAGCTGCTGTTGTCGGAACAGAGACATCACCAGAGTTGAGCGCACCCCCATATTCTTCAAATAGGTTTGGTGACAGGGAACAACCCCCCGCAATTCACAATAGGTCAAATCCACAGGCCGTCCCGTTTCAGGATTACAGGCCGGCACCAGGTCAACACCCGGCCCTTGAGCATCAGGAATCAGGCGGCTGTAGTTGCAGCTAAACAGATGACGACAGGACCGGGTATCAACGTCTGGGTAATGTAGGCCTAAATAGGCCGGGAGGTCTTCTCGTTTGGCTTCCGCCACGACACATCCATGACCTTGGGGATTAAACTCATAGGCCATCACCCGATCAAAGCCGGTAAATTCGTAAATACTCTCAACTGCCGTTTGACAAAGATGCTGGATATTATCAGTGGTCTGTAACCGACGGATATGGGAGCGAACCGTCTGATAAAAGGCGGTTAGGGAGACCGTTGTTTCCTCGCGTCGGGGTTCCAATTCTAAAATCAGGAGGCCATCGGCATTCTCATGGACTCGTCCTTGAACGGTTCGCGATCGCTGATTCCCCTCCAGGGTTAAATTAAAACGGGGGGGAATGGTCGGATCGAGATTTTCTAGGGCTTCCTTGAGAATCTCACGGTTTTTGGCATCGAGGAGTTGAGCTGGAGGCTTACTGAGTAGGCGTTCCGGAGGCAGCCCGAGAAACGCCTCACTGTTGGCACTGACTTGTAGGATACGCCAATTACTATCAGGTTCCTGGGACAAGACCCAAACCATACCATGAGGTTGAATCTTGTCGTAATACTGAATTGGAGCTTCGCTATCTATCATTAATTCCTTGGCAGCTACTCGTCGGCAATAGGCTGTAAATGGTCCACCCAGTCCAAGAGATAATGGGCGAGTTGGAGTTTGGTGCAGGAGTTTATGGAACTCTGATTGCCGTTGGCATCAATAAACACCGCTTGATTGGTGTTACTGCCGAAACCCGCATTGGGTAAATCGACGGGGTTGGCCACGATCGCATCTAATTTCTTGCGTCGTAATTTTTCTAAGGCGGGGGTGACAATATCTCCGGTTTGAGCTGCAAAGCCAATCAGCCGTTGATGAGCCTGTTTTTGCTGTGCTAGGGTCGCGATAATGTCTGGCACGGAGACGAGGGGGAGGGCTGAGGGCAGCTTCGTTTTAGCCAACTTTTGGCCGTAGTATTGGGCGGGTTTGACATCGGCCACGGCCGCCGTCATCACCACCCAGTCCGCCTGGGGGAAATGCTGTTGCATTTGGTCAGACATCTCTTCGGCATTGGTAACCCCAATGCTGTTAATTTCTCGGATATCTGAAATGGCTTCAGGGTTAAGACAACTATGAACCAGGGTCACCGTGGCGCCGCGATGGGCCGCCGCTTGGGCCACAGCAATCCCCATTTTGCCCGTGGCCGGATTGCCGATAAAA harbors:
- a CDS encoding ATP-binding protein, giving the protein MIDSEAPIQYYDKIQPHGMVWVLSQEPDSNWRILQVSANSEAFLGLPPERLLSKPPAQLLDAKNREILKEALENLDPTIPPRFNLTLEGNQRSRTVQGRVHENADGLLILELEPRREETTVSLTAFYQTVRSHIRRLQTTDNIQHLCQTAVESIYEFTGFDRVMAYEFNPQGHGCVVAEAKREDLPAYLGLHYPDVDTRSCRHLFSCNYSRLIPDAQGPGVDLVPACNPETGRPVDLTYCELRGVVPCHQTYLKNMGVRSTLVMSLFRQQQLWGLISCHHLNTKYLQESQREACTLLVQSLSLELSVKSQRTEYADRVACQRKLSSLLEAMSETQDWVKGALENEDLFLGMVAASGAVIYRDGLCDQVGQTPSPIQILRLVSEIEAQMEEQVFSCDRLDEIDETAACYRDVGSGVLAISISPALRHYILWFRQEYRQTVRWAGNPNQAIEQTLESDGTVRLSPRGSFAEWCEQVQGQSLPWQDWETEAALALREAILKVVIRQADALAKLTRELERSNAELEKFAYVASHDLQEPLNLVSSYVQLLQLRYGDRLDQDAHEFIGFAVEGVTHMQRLIDDLLAYSRVGSRGEPFRPVSVNHVLERVRVNLQSRIDETHAMIEADDLPDVMADEIQLMQVFQNLIGNALKFHGDTPVTIQIQAEPDHHMWRFCIQDNGIGLEPQFAERIFSIFQRLHTRDEYPGTGIGLAICKRIVERHGGKIWVESSLGAGASFYFTLPVCQLGPVENA
- a CDS encoding response regulator, with translation MKRRKILLVEDNVAHVRLIQEAFKESQLSHDLIPVKDGVEAMDYLHQRAPHEDASRPDVILLDLNLPRKDGREVLAELKGDPHLAQIPVLVLTTSNNETDIQESYRLHANCYIQKSQNLQQLLAIVQTIQRFWLEVVTLPLDA